The proteins below are encoded in one region of Stieleria sp. JC731:
- a CDS encoding RNA polymerase sigma factor, which translates to MADSPVTRATLLMRLRDANDYEAWEDFLRDYGPMLYRFVRSRGLQDADAADIVQDVFRRVGMAIGKLEYDKEKGGFRAWLFTITRNRLYTYFEKQKRSAGNTANDTAQLELLTQAADERNELAEQWELEHLRTLAASAMKTIEESSDPKTWSAFRMTAVEGRSAADAAEELSMTTGAIYVAKSRVTARLRAEIKKIQTDEGDF; encoded by the coding sequence GTGGCCGATTCCCCAGTCACACGCGCGACGCTGCTAATGCGATTGCGTGACGCGAACGATTACGAAGCGTGGGAGGATTTCCTGCGCGATTATGGTCCGATGTTGTACCGGTTTGTGCGCAGTCGTGGGCTTCAAGACGCGGATGCTGCGGACATCGTTCAGGACGTGTTTCGACGCGTGGGGATGGCAATCGGGAAATTGGAATACGACAAAGAAAAGGGTGGGTTTCGGGCGTGGTTATTCACGATCACACGAAACCGCTTATACACCTACTTCGAAAAACAAAAACGATCGGCCGGCAACACTGCCAACGACACTGCACAGCTTGAACTGCTGACGCAGGCCGCCGACGAACGCAATGAGCTGGCAGAGCAGTGGGAACTGGAACATCTGCGGACCCTCGCGGCATCGGCCATGAAAACCATCGAAGAAAGCTCGGATCCCAAAACCTGGTCAGCGTTCCGCATGACCGCTGTCGAGGGCCGTTCGGCTGCCGACGCCGCCGAGGAACTGTCGATGACGACCGGCGCGATCTATGTCGCAAAAAGCCGAGTGACCGCCAGGTTGCGTGCAGAGATTAAGAAAATTCAAACCGACGAAGGGGACTTCTAA